The genomic DNA AGAGGATGGATGTGGTTGCGGTGGGTTCCGCCCCATCCATGGGATTAAGAAAGGGCATTGTTGTGAATATAGAGTCGACCATGGAATCGATCAGGAACGCAACAAAGGACGCGGAAAGGGCCTCGGGTATAGAGATTAATTCAGTATATGTGGGCATTGCAGGGGGACATATCAAGGGCTTTGCAAGTTATGGGGCTGTGGGAATAAAGGGCGGTGAGGTATCCAGTGACGATATTGAAAGGGCGCTCGATGCCGCCAAGGCCGTCTATGTGCCCCTTGACAGGGAAGTGCTGCACGTCATCCCCCTTGAGTATGTTGTTGACGGAGAGGAGGGGATAATGAACCCCGTGGGGATGTCGGGCGTCAGGCTTGAGTCCAGGGTCCAGATTGTTACAGGTTCGGTATCTGCTGTGCAGAACCTGATCAGGTGTTGTGAGAGGGCCAATGTTCAGGTGAATGATATCGTCCTTGAACCACTTGCATCATCCCTGTCAACCCTGACGGACGATGAAAAGGCCCAGGGGGTTGTGCTTGTCGATGTCGGCGGCGGTACAACGGATATCGCCCTTTACAAGAACGGTGTCCTGACGCATACCTCCGTGATAGCCGTCGGTGGAAACCATATTACCAATGATATCGCGATAGGGTTGAGACTCCCCGTTCATGAGGCGGAGCGCGTGAAGATGGAGTACGGGACTGCGATAATGAACGGAACCGGTTCCGACAAGGAGATTCAGATCATGGTAGCCGGAAGGGATGCAAGGACAATCCCCAGACACTATGTAACGGAGATAATTGCACCGAGATGTGAGGAGCTGTTTGATCTGATAAAGAATGAACTGGTGAGTTGCGGTGCCTATGATGAGGCTTCATATGGGCTTGTTATTACCGGGGGTGCTTCGCAGATGGAAGGGTTTTCCACCCTGGCTGAGGCGGTTCTCGGCCTCCCCGTCAGGATAGGAAGGCCTGCCAATATCGACGGGCTGAAAAACATCATTGATGATCCAAGATATGCAACCGGCGTCGGGTTGTTGCTCTACGGTGCGGAACACGAGCTTTCCCCGATTGTTTATGGTGATATCTTTAGTAATATTTTAAAAAAAATGAAGGGTTGGGTTAAGGGTTTTTTGAAGATCAGAAGTTGATCCCGTTTAAGAAAAGGAGGTTTTATGTTTGAGATCGAGGAAGTGAGAGCCCAGTCAGCAAAGATACGTGTTGTGGGTGTGGGTGGTGCCGGTGGAAATGCAGTGAACAATATGATCGGCGCCAATGTGCAGGGGATTGATTTCATTGCCATCAATACGGATCTCCAGGTGCTGGAGACGTCGCTTGCCCCGAAAAAGCTGCAGATCGGAACGGAACTTACCAAGGGGCTTGGAGCGGGGTCTAATCCTGAAATTGGACGACAGGCCGCTGACCGTGACAGGGATGCAATAGGCGACATGCTGGAAGACTCGGATATGGTATTTATTACTGCGGGGATGGGTGGCGGTACGGGTACGGGAGCATCTTCCGTCATTGCTTCCATTGCAAAAGAGATGGGGGCTTTGACGGTTGCTGTTATAACCAAACCCTTCTTTTATGAAGGCAAGAAGAGGCTGCTCAATGCCGACTCAGGGATAAAGGAAATAAGGGAGTATGTTGATTCCATCATCGTGATTCCCAATGACAGGATATCCCTTGTTGTTG from bacterium BMS3Abin08 includes the following:
- the ftsA gene encoding cell division protein FtsA — its product is MSNGQFIVGLDVGTTKICVIVGQYLNERMDVVAVGSAPSMGLRKGIVVNIESTMESIRNATKDAERASGIEINSVYVGIAGGHIKGFASYGAVGIKGGEVSSDDIERALDAAKAVYVPLDREVLHVIPLEYVVDGEEGIMNPVGMSGVRLESRVQIVTGSVSAVQNLIRCCERANVQVNDIVLEPLASSLSTLTDDEKAQGVVLVDVGGGTTDIALYKNGVLTHTSVIAVGGNHITNDIAIGLRLPVHEAERVKMEYGTAIMNGTGSDKEIQIMVAGRDARTIPRHYVTEIIAPRCEELFDLIKNELVSCGAYDEASYGLVITGGASQMEGFSTLAEAVLGLPVRIGRPANIDGLKNIIDDPRYATGVGLLLYGAEHELSPIVYGDIFSNILKKMKGWVKGFLKIRS